A genomic stretch from Pontivivens ytuae includes:
- a CDS encoding SDR family oxidoreductase, with amino-acid sequence MTASVLITGASAGIGAAIARAAATAGYHVGINYRSDADGAATVRHAVEQAGQRAVLLPADVTDPDAVSKAFDTHEAAFGPPTAVINNAGIVPPRSRTLAQATPDEIARVIAVNTTGALLVAREAARRMTSGTILNISSVAARGGSAGEYVDYAASKGAVDTMTIGLAKELAPRGIRVLGIRPGVIETEIHAKGGRPDRAAEMADTIPMGRPGLPDEIAAVAIFLISPGASYMTGTTIDVSGGR; translated from the coding sequence GTGACGGCGTCCGTCCTGATCACCGGGGCGAGCGCCGGGATCGGGGCGGCCATCGCCCGGGCGGCGGCTACGGCCGGATACCATGTCGGCATCAACTACCGCTCGGACGCCGACGGCGCCGCCACGGTCCGCCACGCGGTCGAGCAGGCCGGACAGCGCGCCGTCCTTCTGCCCGCGGACGTGACCGATCCCGACGCCGTCTCCAAAGCCTTCGACACGCACGAGGCCGCGTTCGGCCCGCCCACAGCGGTCATCAACAATGCCGGGATCGTCCCGCCGCGCAGCCGGACGCTAGCGCAGGCGACACCGGACGAGATCGCGCGCGTGATCGCGGTGAACACCACCGGTGCCCTTCTCGTGGCGCGGGAGGCCGCGCGGCGCATGACCAGCGGCACGATCCTCAATATCTCCTCCGTCGCCGCACGCGGCGGCAGCGCGGGCGAATATGTCGACTACGCCGCCAGCAAGGGCGCCGTCGATACCATGACCATCGGGCTGGCAAAGGAGCTAGCGCCGCGCGGCATTCGCGTCCTCGGCATCCGCCCCGGTGTCATCGAGACGGAGATCCACGCTAAGGGCGGCCGCCCCGACCGCGCCGCCGAGATGGCAGACACGATCCCCATGGGCCGACCCGGCCTGCCCGACGAAATCGCGGCGGTCGCGATCTTCCTGATCTCCCCAGGCGCCAGCTACATGACAGGCACCACCATCGACGTGTCCGGCGGGCGCTGA
- a CDS encoding sulfurtransferase TusA family protein, translating into MTAELDATGLLCPLPVLKARKRLQALAPGETLSVRTDDPAAVVDIPHFCTEQGHVLHDDGPDGKAHRWRIVKGGA; encoded by the coding sequence ATGACCGCCGAGCTCGATGCCACGGGCCTTTTGTGCCCCCTTCCCGTCCTCAAGGCCCGCAAGCGTCTACAGGCGCTTGCGCCGGGTGAGACGTTGAGCGTGCGCACCGACGATCCGGCAGCCGTCGTGGACATCCCGCATTTCTGCACCGAGCAGGGCCACGTCCTCCACGACGACGGACCGGACGGGAAGGCCCATCGCTGGCGCATCGTGAAAGGCGGCGCGTGA
- the gatB gene encoding Asp-tRNA(Asn)/Glu-tRNA(Gln) amidotransferase subunit GatB: MTELAYTEPKPKVISGATGDWELVIGMEVHAQVSSTSKLFSGASTAFGAEPNSNVALVDAAMPGMLPVINQFCVEQAIRTGLGLKAEINLFSQFDRKNYFYPDLPQGYQISQLYHPIVGEGEILVDMEPGVGRKVRVERIHLEQDAGKSIHDMDPHMSFVDFNRTGVALMEIVSRPDIRGPEEAAEYVRKLRQILRYLGTCDGNMQNGSLRADVNVSVCRPGDYEKYQATQDFSNLGTRCEIKNMNSMRFIQQAIDYEARRQIAILEDGGTVDQETRLYDPNKGETRSMRSKEEAHDYRYFPDPDLLPLTVEQSLVDEIAASLPELPDEKRARFVADFGMTEYDAGVLTAETDSAAFFEEVARGRDGKMAANWVINELFGRLNKEGHTLADSPVTAAQLGGIIDLIGKGDISGKIAKDLFEIVWTEGGDPAEIVEARGMKQVTDTGAIEAAVDEVIAANPAQVEKAQQNPKLAGWFVGQVMKATGGKANPQAVQQIVRDKLGL, encoded by the coding sequence ATGACCGAGCTCGCCTATACCGAACCGAAACCCAAGGTCATCTCCGGCGCCACCGGCGACTGGGAGCTCGTGATCGGGATGGAGGTGCACGCCCAGGTCAGCTCCACCTCCAAGCTCTTCTCCGGCGCCTCCACCGCGTTCGGGGCCGAGCCCAACTCCAATGTGGCGCTGGTGGATGCGGCCATGCCCGGCATGCTGCCCGTTATCAACCAGTTCTGCGTCGAGCAGGCGATCCGCACCGGGCTGGGGCTGAAAGCGGAGATCAACCTCTTCTCACAGTTCGACCGGAAGAACTACTTCTACCCCGACCTGCCGCAGGGCTATCAGATCAGCCAGCTCTACCACCCGATCGTGGGTGAGGGAGAGATCCTGGTGGACATGGAGCCCGGCGTCGGCCGCAAGGTCCGGGTCGAGCGCATCCACCTCGAACAGGATGCCGGCAAGTCGATCCACGACATGGACCCGCACATGTCCTTCGTCGATTTCAACCGCACCGGCGTCGCGCTGATGGAAATCGTCTCCCGCCCCGACATCCGGGGCCCGGAGGAAGCGGCGGAGTATGTCCGCAAGCTGCGCCAGATCTTGCGCTATCTCGGCACCTGCGACGGCAACATGCAGAACGGCTCCCTGCGCGCCGACGTCAACGTCTCGGTCTGCCGCCCCGGCGATTACGAGAAGTATCAGGCGACGCAGGACTTCTCCAATCTCGGCACACGCTGCGAGATCAAGAACATGAACTCCATGCGGTTCATCCAGCAGGCGATCGACTACGAAGCGCGCCGCCAGATCGCGATCCTGGAGGACGGCGGCACCGTCGATCAGGAAACCCGGCTCTACGACCCCAACAAGGGTGAGACCCGCTCCATGCGGTCGAAGGAGGAGGCGCATGATTACCGCTACTTCCCCGACCCCGACCTGCTGCCGCTCACCGTCGAGCAGTCGCTGGTGGACGAGATCGCGGCGAGCCTCCCCGAACTGCCTGACGAAAAGCGCGCGCGCTTCGTCGCCGATTTCGGCATGACCGAGTACGACGCCGGCGTCCTGACGGCGGAGACCGACAGTGCCGCCTTCTTCGAGGAGGTCGCCCGAGGCCGCGACGGCAAGATGGCCGCGAACTGGGTCATCAACGAGCTCTTCGGCCGTCTCAACAAGGAGGGGCACACCCTCGCCGACAGCCCGGTCACCGCCGCCCAACTGGGCGGGATCATCGACCTGATCGGCAAGGGCGACATCTCCGGCAAGATCGCCAAGGACCTGTTCGAGATCGTCTGGACCGAGGGCGGCGACCCTGCCGAGATCGTCGAGGCACGCGGCATGAAGCAGGTCACCGACACCGGCGCGATCGAAGCCGCAGTGGACGAGGTGATCGCCGCGAACCCCGCACAAGTTGAAAAGGCCCAGCAAAACCCCAAACTGGCCGGGTGGTTCGTCGGTCAGGTCATGAAGGCCACCGGCGGCAAGGCCAATCCGCAGGCGGTCCAGCAGATCGTCCGCGACAAACTGGGGCTCTGA
- a CDS encoding nuclear transport factor 2 family protein, with protein MAERDEVEGWVRTYFEATRSMDAARGAGCFAEGATLEDPVGSPLITTPEAVMERGVGFLAAFEEVGLHEEFIHVNGLEAVARFTGRGLAGGQEVSFEGIDFFRFNEDGKIVLLRGFFDPPRD; from the coding sequence ATGGCGGAACGCGACGAGGTCGAGGGCTGGGTGCGGACCTATTTCGAGGCGACCCGCTCGATGGACGCGGCGCGCGGGGCCGGCTGTTTCGCCGAGGGCGCGACGCTGGAGGATCCGGTAGGCTCGCCGCTGATCACGACGCCCGAGGCGGTGATGGAGCGCGGTGTTGGCTTTCTCGCCGCGTTCGAGGAGGTGGGCCTCCACGAGGAGTTCATCCATGTGAACGGACTGGAGGCCGTGGCGCGGTTCACGGGCCGGGGTCTCGCTGGCGGGCAGGAAGTGAGCTTCGAAGGGATCGACTTCTTCCGCTTCAACGAGGACGGCAAGATCGTTCTGTTGCGCGGGTTCTTCGATCCGCCCCGAGACTGA
- a CDS encoding cytochrome c biogenesis CcdA family protein, which yields MLGLEIMDASLGVALGIAMLGGLMSFLSPCVLPIVPPYLAYMAGSSVDELAEGDRKANRAMIVAALFFVMGLSTVFLIMGAAASQIGRALLEYQREFAMAAGAVVTIFGLHFLGIFRIGFLYREARVDAGDRGGSALGAYVLGLAFAFGWTPCIGPILGAILSLAAQEASVGRGIALMALYAIGLGVPFLLAAVFLNRFMGAMKRMRKHMGMIERAMGVLLVVVGVMMLTGAFTDLSFWLLEQFPALGAIG from the coding sequence ATGCTCGGACTGGAGATCATGGACGCGTCGCTGGGCGTGGCGCTCGGCATAGCGATGCTGGGCGGGCTCATGAGTTTCCTGAGCCCCTGCGTGCTGCCGATCGTGCCGCCTTACCTCGCCTACATGGCGGGATCTTCGGTGGACGAACTGGCCGAGGGCGATCGCAAGGCAAACCGGGCGATGATCGTCGCGGCACTCTTCTTCGTGATGGGGCTTTCGACGGTGTTCCTGATCATGGGTGCCGCGGCCTCGCAGATCGGGCGGGCGCTGTTGGAGTACCAGCGAGAGTTCGCGATGGCCGCCGGGGCGGTGGTCACGATCTTCGGCCTGCATTTCCTCGGCATCTTCCGGATTGGGTTCCTCTATCGTGAGGCACGGGTGGATGCGGGCGACCGGGGCGGCAGCGCCTTGGGCGCCTATGTGCTGGGCCTCGCCTTCGCCTTCGGCTGGACGCCGTGCATCGGGCCGATCCTCGGTGCGATCCTGAGCCTCGCGGCGCAGGAGGCGAGCGTGGGGCGCGGCATCGCGCTGATGGCGCTCTACGCGATCGGGCTGGGGGTGCCGTTCCTGCTGGCCGCCGTCTTCCTCAACCGGTTCATGGGCGCGATGAAGCGGATGCGAAAGCATATGGGCATGATCGAGCGGGCGATGGGCGTGCTGCTGGTCGTCGTGGGCGTCATGATGCTCACCGGCGCCTTCACCGACCTGTCGTTCTGGCTGCTGGAGCAGTTCCCGGCGCTGGGCGCGATCGGCTGA